The Bifidobacterium animalis subsp. animalis ATCC 25527 genome has a segment encoding these proteins:
- the rpsH gene encoding 30S ribosomal protein S8 — protein sequence MTMTDPIADMLTRLRNASAAKHETVDMPYSKFKKNIAEILKREGYIADFTAKEARVGQTLEVTLKYGPHGERSIQGIKRVSKPGLRRYAKSDALPMPLGGLGIAIISTSSGLLTQKECLDRGIGGEIVAYVW from the coding sequence ATGACAATGACAGATCCAATCGCAGATATGCTCACGCGTCTGCGTAATGCGAGCGCGGCAAAGCACGAGACCGTGGATATGCCGTACTCCAAGTTCAAGAAGAACATCGCCGAGATCCTGAAGCGAGAAGGCTACATTGCAGACTTCACCGCCAAGGAAGCCCGCGTCGGCCAGACCCTTGAGGTCACCCTCAAGTACGGCCCCCACGGTGAGCGTTCCATTCAGGGTATCAAGCGCGTGTCGAAGCCAGGCCTGCGTCGTTACGCCAAGTCCGACGCACTGCCCATGCCGCTCGGCGGCCTCGGCATCGCCATCATCTCGACGAGCTCGGGATTGTTGACTCAGAAGGAATGCCTCGACCGAGGCATCGGTGGCGAGATCGTCGCCTACGTGTGGTGA
- the rplF gene encoding 50S ribosomal protein L6: MASHIGKLPIEIPAGVEVTINGQEFTAKGAKGSDSYTIPEGVTAKVEGNEIIVTANDDLRPTRAKHGLARSIMASMVKGVHDGYSKSLDIVGTGYRAQMKGKGIEFSLGYSHTITVNPPEGITFELPNPNQVIVKGTDKQAVGQVAANIRKLRAPEPYKGKGIKYSDEVIRRKAGKAGK, from the coding sequence ATGGCATCGCATATTGGTAAGCTCCCGATCGAGATCCCGGCGGGCGTTGAAGTCACCATCAATGGGCAGGAATTCACCGCCAAGGGCGCGAAGGGTTCCGACTCCTACACCATCCCCGAGGGCGTGACCGCCAAGGTCGAAGGCAACGAGATCATCGTCACCGCGAACGACGACCTGCGTCCGACCCGCGCAAAGCACGGCCTGGCCCGCTCGATCATGGCCTCCATGGTCAAGGGCGTGCATGATGGCTATTCGAAGAGCCTCGACATCGTCGGCACCGGTTACCGTGCACAGATGAAGGGCAAGGGCATCGAGTTCTCGCTCGGTTACTCCCACACCATCACCGTGAACCCGCCGGAAGGCATCACCTTCGAACTGCCGAACCCGAACCAGGTCATCGTGAAGGGTACCGACAAGCAGGCCGTTGGCCAGGTTGCCGCGAACATTCGTAAGCTTCGTGCTCCGGAACCATACAAGGGCAAGGGCATCAAGTACTCGGATGAGGTCATCCGTCGCAAGGCTGGAAAGGCTGGTAAGTGA
- the rplR gene encoding 50S ribosomal protein L18 has translation MSVKIFGKGKKAALKRRHARIRKRISGTAERPRLVVTRSNRHMVAQIVDDNAGKTLVSESTLMADFADFQGTKTEAAKKVGELLAKKAKDAGITTVVFDRGGNMYHGRVAAVAEGAREGGLAL, from the coding sequence ATGAGCGTTAAGATTTTCGGTAAAGGCAAGAAGGCCGCGCTGAAGCGTCGCCACGCTCGTATTCGCAAGCGCATCAGCGGCACCGCAGAGCGTCCGCGTCTCGTGGTCACCCGCTCCAACCGTCACATGGTCGCTCAGATCGTTGACGACAACGCCGGCAAGACGCTGGTGAGCGAGTCCACGCTTATGGCCGATTTTGCCGACTTCCAGGGCACCAAGACCGAAGCCGCCAAGAAGGTTGGCGAGCTCCTGGCCAAGAAGGCCAAGGATGCCGGCATCACCACGGTCGTGTTCGACCGCGGCGGCAACATGTACCATGGTCGCGTCGCAGCTGTTGCTGAAGGCGCCCGCGAGGGAGGTCTGGCACTGTGA